From Micrococcus porci, one genomic window encodes:
- a CDS encoding aliphatic sulfonate ABC transporter substrate-binding protein → MSGAGSARLTRRTALGLLAASLPLGLSGCVLQGEAGAGPVNDRDTLSIDYATYNPLSLVIRHQGWLEETLAPRGVRVNWVFSAGSNKANELLRSNSVDIGSTAGSAALLNRANGAPTRIVGIASRPEWSALMVPPGSDITDVAQLAGRTVAATRGTDPYFFAVQALEAAGVDPADVEIQNLQHADGRAALAGGSVAAWSGLDPIMAKAEAEGARFLYRDLALNTFSVLNATESFLEEDPETAQTVLDTYERARAWALEHPDETVGILAEAAKISPDVARTVILERTNADVSPVPGQELLDALTGVGRILVDTGSVDYQHQVDAALASILDTRFAEEAIR, encoded by the coding sequence ATGAGCGGCGCCGGCTCCGCCCGCCTGACCCGTCGCACGGCGCTCGGCCTGCTGGCCGCCTCCCTGCCCCTGGGCCTGAGCGGATGCGTCCTGCAGGGTGAGGCGGGGGCCGGCCCGGTGAATGACCGGGACACGCTGAGCATCGACTACGCCACCTACAACCCGCTCTCCCTCGTGATCCGCCACCAGGGATGGCTGGAGGAGACGCTCGCGCCCCGCGGCGTCCGGGTGAACTGGGTGTTCTCCGCCGGCTCCAACAAGGCCAACGAACTCCTGCGCTCGAACTCCGTGGACATCGGGTCGACGGCCGGCTCGGCCGCGCTGCTGAACCGGGCCAACGGGGCCCCCACGCGCATCGTGGGCATCGCCTCCCGACCGGAGTGGTCCGCGCTCATGGTCCCGCCCGGCTCGGACATCACGGACGTCGCCCAGCTCGCGGGCCGCACGGTGGCCGCCACGCGCGGGACGGACCCGTACTTCTTCGCCGTGCAGGCGCTCGAGGCAGCCGGGGTGGACCCGGCCGACGTCGAGATCCAGAACCTGCAGCACGCCGACGGCCGCGCCGCCCTCGCCGGCGGATCGGTGGCCGCGTGGTCCGGGCTCGACCCGATCATGGCGAAGGCCGAGGCCGAGGGCGCCCGCTTCCTGTACCGCGACCTCGCCCTGAACACGTTCTCCGTCCTCAACGCCACGGAGTCCTTCCTCGAGGAGGACCCGGAGACCGCCCAGACCGTCCTGGACACGTACGAACGCGCCCGCGCCTGGGCGCTCGAGCACCCGGACGAGACCGTCGGGATCCTGGCCGAGGCCGCGAAGATCTCTCCCGACGTCGCCCGCACCGTGATCCTCGAACGCACCAACGCGGACGTCAGCCCCGTGCCGGGCCAGGAGCTGCTCGACGCCCTGACGGGGGTCGGACGGATCCTGGTCGACACCGGGTCCGTCGACTACCAGCACCAGGTGGACGCCGCCCTGGCGAGCATCCTGGACACCCGTTTCGCCGAGGAGGCCATCCGATGA
- a CDS encoding ABC transporter permease produces the protein MTSAPAVAAEPTPAASATPSDPAGARRRARPRLGLLLSAGFLVVVLLAALFPSLLAPGDPFAGASGATLEPPGPGHWLGTDHLGRDLYTRVVHGTGLTVATAAAAVAGALVVGGTLGLASGYVGGVADTLLMRVVDVLLSIPSLLLSLAVVAGLGFGPVQVAVAVGIGSVASFARIGRAQALRISQAPFVEAAPSFGTRRILVLLHHVVPNAVGPLVSLAVLEFGSALLAVSALSFLGYGEPRPAAEWGGLISDGRSYLAVAPWLTALPGLVIAATVLALQQVATSPAPADAPR, from the coding sequence ATGACCTCCGCCCCCGCTGTCGCCGCCGAGCCGACGCCGGCCGCCTCCGCCACCCCGTCGGACCCCGCGGGCGCGCGGCGCCGTGCACGGCCCCGGCTGGGCCTGCTGCTGAGTGCAGGCTTCCTGGTGGTGGTGCTCCTCGCCGCCCTGTTCCCCTCCCTGTTGGCCCCCGGCGACCCGTTCGCCGGCGCCAGCGGCGCCACCCTCGAGCCGCCGGGGCCGGGGCACTGGTTGGGCACCGACCACCTCGGCCGGGACCTCTACACCCGCGTGGTCCACGGGACGGGCCTGACGGTCGCCACGGCGGCCGCCGCCGTCGCCGGGGCCCTGGTCGTCGGCGGCACCCTGGGCCTGGCCTCCGGCTATGTCGGCGGAGTGGCGGACACCCTGCTGATGCGTGTGGTGGACGTGCTGCTGTCCATCCCGTCCCTGCTGCTGTCGCTCGCCGTGGTGGCCGGCCTCGGCTTCGGACCGGTGCAGGTGGCGGTGGCCGTGGGCATCGGGTCGGTCGCGTCCTTCGCCCGCATCGGCCGGGCCCAGGCGCTGCGCATCAGCCAGGCGCCGTTCGTCGAGGCCGCCCCGTCCTTCGGCACCCGGCGCATCCTCGTCCTGCTGCACCACGTGGTCCCGAACGCCGTCGGCCCGCTGGTGTCCCTGGCCGTCCTGGAGTTCGGCTCCGCACTGCTGGCCGTGTCCGCGCTGAGCTTCCTCGGCTACGGGGAGCCCCGCCCGGCCGCCGAGTGGGGCGGGCTGATCTCGGACGGACGCAGCTACCTCGCGGTCGCCCCGTGGCTCACCGCCCTGCCCGGCCTGGTCATCGCCGCCACCGTGCTCGCGCTGCAGCAGGTGGCGACCTCGCCGGCCCCCGCGGACGCCCCCCGCTGA
- a CDS encoding ABC transporter permease gives MARRILLRLALALAVLLGAYTAAFLILYVMPGDPVTAMAAGGLEAGAISDADLQALRAEHGLDRPLPVQYLSQLAAAVTGDLGTSVQTGQPVTEAILDRLPTTLRLAWAALLVAVVAGPAIALVAAGTRRRWVRATASAIPALGAALPTFWTGLLLVQVFSFGLGWLPALGDDGLAGLVMPALTLGLPLSALIAQVMLRALDESGTQEYVETALASGQSRRRVLITHMLPNAALPTLAMLGVITGNVVAGAVVVETVFSRPGVGQLTVQAVTAQDLPVVLGVVLLSSLVFVLVTLTVDLLSPLLDPRVGPAGAV, from the coding sequence ATGGCCCGCCGCATCCTGCTGCGCCTGGCGCTCGCGCTCGCCGTCCTGCTCGGCGCCTACACGGCCGCCTTCCTGATCCTGTACGTGATGCCCGGAGACCCGGTGACCGCCATGGCCGCCGGCGGCCTCGAGGCCGGCGCGATCTCCGACGCCGACCTGCAGGCGCTGCGGGCCGAGCACGGGCTGGACCGCCCTCTGCCGGTCCAGTACCTGTCCCAGCTCGCGGCCGCGGTCACCGGAGACCTCGGCACCTCCGTCCAGACCGGGCAACCGGTGACGGAGGCGATCCTCGACCGGCTGCCGACCACGCTGCGGCTGGCCTGGGCCGCGCTGCTGGTGGCGGTCGTCGCCGGACCGGCGATCGCCCTGGTCGCCGCGGGGACCCGCCGCCGCTGGGTCCGTGCCACGGCGTCGGCGATCCCTGCCCTCGGCGCCGCCCTGCCGACCTTCTGGACCGGGCTGCTGCTGGTGCAGGTGTTCAGCTTCGGCCTCGGCTGGCTGCCGGCGCTGGGCGACGACGGCCTCGCCGGCCTGGTCATGCCGGCCCTGACCCTCGGGCTGCCGCTGTCCGCGCTCATCGCCCAGGTCATGCTCCGTGCCCTCGACGAGTCCGGCACCCAGGAGTACGTGGAGACGGCGCTGGCATCCGGGCAGTCCCGGCGGCGCGTGCTCATCACCCACATGCTGCCCAACGCGGCGCTGCCCACGCTGGCCATGCTCGGCGTCATCACGGGGAACGTCGTGGCCGGCGCCGTGGTGGTGGAGACGGTCTTCTCCCGCCCCGGCGTGGGCCAGCTGACCGTCCAGGCCGTCACCGCGCAGGACCTGCCGGTGGTCCTGGGGGTGGTGCTGCTCAGCTCCCTGGTGTTCGTCCTCGTCACCCTCACCGTGGACCTCCTCTCCCCCCTCCTGGACCCGCGCGTCGGCCCCGCCGGCGCCGTGTGA
- a CDS encoding acyl-CoA dehydrogenase produces MTTYATLAARYADAFDSVAHGERAREAGRHLPFAALGELQAAGFGKVGVPVDAGGEGGGSETVLRLLMDLAARDVNTAHVWRSHLVFIATAMDQAPARRDRWLRHIVAGDWAGSALAERAGGAAPGRAATLASRDEGGTWVVRGQKYYATGSAFATWTAATVGIEGADLVSRRNSKRAGGAVREPDRAVAVVRVRQPRVGIKDDWDGFGQRLTATGSVVLDDAAAEELLEVPRQDGPVPVLMEATLLALQAGIGRAALTEGTQLLRKRRRTFNTGTAALPKDDPQLLEIMGQLAGRQAAAELMVREIGRLLDEGEDGADGAGLAEADVVAASAEAMAAAYRAQAVVPEAVLEVCTRIFDTLGASATSATLRLDRHWRNARTLATHDPAAFKVRMAGDWLVNGTPPTAYTSAGDAQD; encoded by the coding sequence ATGACCACCTACGCCACCCTCGCCGCCCGGTACGCCGACGCCTTCGACTCCGTCGCTCACGGCGAGCGGGCCCGCGAGGCGGGTCGGCACCTGCCGTTCGCCGCGCTCGGGGAGCTGCAGGCCGCCGGGTTCGGCAAGGTCGGCGTCCCCGTGGACGCGGGCGGCGAGGGCGGCGGCAGCGAGACCGTGCTGCGCCTGCTCATGGATCTGGCCGCCCGGGACGTGAACACCGCGCACGTCTGGCGCTCCCACCTCGTGTTCATCGCCACGGCCATGGACCAGGCGCCCGCCCGCCGGGACCGGTGGCTGCGGCACATCGTCGCGGGGGACTGGGCCGGCTCCGCCCTGGCCGAACGCGCCGGCGGGGCCGCGCCGGGCCGCGCCGCCACCCTGGCCAGCCGGGACGAGGGCGGCACCTGGGTCGTGCGGGGGCAGAAGTACTACGCGACCGGCTCGGCCTTCGCGACGTGGACCGCCGCGACCGTGGGCATCGAGGGGGCGGACCTCGTCTCCCGCCGGAACTCCAAGCGGGCCGGGGGCGCGGTCCGCGAGCCGGACCGGGCCGTCGCCGTCGTGCGCGTGCGTCAGCCGCGCGTGGGCATCAAGGACGACTGGGACGGGTTCGGCCAGCGCCTGACCGCCACCGGGTCCGTGGTGCTCGACGACGCCGCGGCCGAGGAGCTGCTCGAGGTGCCGCGGCAGGACGGGCCGGTGCCCGTGCTCATGGAGGCGACCCTGCTGGCGCTGCAGGCCGGGATCGGTCGGGCGGCGCTCACGGAGGGCACGCAGCTGCTGCGGAAGCGGCGCCGCACCTTCAACACCGGCACGGCCGCGCTGCCCAAGGACGACCCGCAGCTCCTCGAGATCATGGGACAGCTGGCCGGGCGGCAGGCCGCGGCCGAGCTGATGGTGCGCGAGATCGGGCGTCTGCTCGACGAGGGGGAGGACGGCGCCGACGGGGCCGGCCTGGCGGAGGCCGACGTCGTGGCGGCGTCCGCCGAGGCGATGGCCGCCGCGTACCGGGCCCAGGCCGTGGTGCCGGAGGCCGTCCTCGAGGTGTGCACCCGCATCTTCGACACGCTCGGCGCGTCGGCGACGTCGGCCACGCTCCGGCTCGACCGGCACTGGCGCAACGCCCGCACCCTCGCCACCCACGACCCGGCGGCGTTCAAGGTGCGCATGGCCGGCGACTGGCTCGTGAACGGCACCCCGCCGACCGCCTACACGTCCGCGGGCGACGCTCAGGACTGA
- a CDS encoding ABC transporter permease gives MSTALTTPAATTGPEARERSGHDDGGTGARRRQRSRVLDRPGARAVVGLAAPAVLLVLWWAVTAAGLLSAVQLPSPGAVLSAGVNLLERGDLWLHVGISTQRVLLGFLLGAALGLAVGSALGLSRWADALFAPLIGALRAVPSLAWVPLLILWMQIGEESKVTLIAIGAFFPVFTTVYAALRHVDPHLVEAGRAFGYHGLSLLRTVQLPAVVPAVFSGLRLALAQAWLFLVAAELIASSMGLGFLLTDSQNNGRTDRLILAIILLAVLGKLTDWLLGLLERRALRRWA, from the coding sequence ATGAGCACCGCCCTGACCACCCCCGCCGCGACGACGGGCCCCGAGGCACGCGAGCGGTCGGGTCACGACGACGGGGGGACGGGGGCGCGCCGACGGCAGCGGTCCCGGGTGCTGGACCGGCCCGGCGCCCGGGCGGTGGTGGGGCTGGCCGCGCCCGCCGTCCTCCTGGTGCTGTGGTGGGCGGTGACGGCCGCCGGGCTGCTCTCCGCGGTGCAGCTGCCCTCCCCCGGCGCGGTGCTCAGCGCCGGCGTCAACCTGCTGGAGCGGGGCGACCTGTGGCTGCACGTGGGGATCTCCACCCAGCGCGTGCTGCTGGGCTTCCTGCTCGGCGCCGCGCTCGGGCTGGCCGTGGGGTCTGCGCTCGGGCTGTCCCGGTGGGCGGACGCGCTGTTCGCCCCGCTGATCGGGGCGCTGCGCGCGGTGCCCTCGCTGGCCTGGGTGCCGCTGCTGATCCTCTGGATGCAGATCGGCGAGGAGTCCAAGGTCACCCTCATCGCGATCGGCGCGTTCTTCCCGGTGTTCACCACCGTCTACGCCGCCCTGCGCCACGTGGACCCGCACCTGGTGGAGGCCGGACGGGCCTTCGGCTACCACGGGCTGTCCCTGCTGCGGACGGTGCAGCTGCCCGCCGTGGTGCCGGCCGTGTTCTCCGGCCTGCGGCTGGCCCTGGCCCAGGCCTGGCTGTTCCTGGTGGCCGCGGAGCTGATCGCCTCCTCGATGGGCCTGGGCTTCCTGCTCACCGACTCGCAGAACAACGGACGCACGGACCGCCTGATCCTGGCGATCATCCTGCTCGCCGTGCTCGGCAAGCTCACCGACTGGCTGCTCGGCCTGCTGGAGCGCCGGGCCCTGCGCCGCTGGGCCTGA
- a CDS encoding winged helix-turn-helix transcriptional regulator translates to MNRSWNPLLASCPSRTSLARIANKWTALIVIALAEGPLRFGGLHDGVDGISRKVLTDTLRDLERDGIVARTDHGGVPRRVEYELTALGRTLETPLAALVDWAAEHHDAVEAARVDYDERR, encoded by the coding sequence ATGAACCGTTCATGGAACCCGCTGCTGGCCAGCTGCCCGTCCCGCACCTCCCTGGCGCGCATCGCCAACAAGTGGACGGCCCTGATCGTCATCGCGCTGGCCGAGGGGCCGCTGCGGTTCGGCGGGCTGCACGACGGCGTCGACGGGATCAGCCGGAAGGTCCTCACGGACACCCTGCGCGACCTTGAGCGGGACGGCATCGTCGCGCGCACGGATCACGGCGGTGTGCCGCGGCGCGTGGAGTACGAGCTCACCGCTCTGGGGCGGACGCTGGAGACGCCGCTGGCCGCGCTGGTGGACTGGGCGGCCGAGCACCACGACGCCGTGGAGGCCGCGCGCGTCGACTACGACGAGCGCCGGTAG
- the acs gene encoding acetate--CoA ligase, giving the protein MTPTEDPARPDPAEEGASGAVRGPNDGVPAAALATLPGPLPQALVDAADPDVHPGRPADRLHGGRGDGRPVAEADRLAFWEAAGRRLSWERPFTRTRSLTAPDPAAERGPEIRWYEDGTLNVAVNCVDRHVAAGRGEKVALYFEGEPGDRRAVTYAQLQREVAQAANALEELGIEAGDRVVVYLPVLVETIVITLACARIGAVHSLVFGGFSAEALRFRVEDTGAKLLVTTDGQFRRGAAVPVKANADEAVSGDNAIEHVLVLDRTGHRDIPWTEGRDLWWHDVVDRQPDTHTPRAFDAEHPLFIMYTSGTTGQPKGLVHTSGGYLAAASWTHDFLFSHPDPARRDGDVHWCTADLAWVTAHTYEIYGPLSNGVTQVIYEGVPNAPHPGRHFEVIERYRVTSYYTAPTLIRSLKGWHPDGIPAHADGGPDLSSIRLIGTVGESVNPEAWTWARTQIGRDTPDLPMVDTWWQSETGATVLSPRPTDTAFKPGCGSRPLPGVDVAVVDDDGAPTPEGLQGRIVVTRTSPSMARTVWRNPARYFHSYWEDYADQGEAGWFLAGDGAKRDEDGDVWILGRVDDVINISGHRLSTIEIESALVAHPHVVEAGVCPVPDPKTGHAAVAFVVAHESWLAGDDGPGASAADRAEELRRHVGRVIGPVAKPAEVVFVPDVPKTRSGKIMRRLLTQLHQGTTIGDTTSLQNEWCIPQIAEVVAARR; this is encoded by the coding sequence ATGACGCCCACCGAGGACCCCGCCCGCCCCGACCCGGCCGAGGAGGGCGCCTCCGGGGCCGTCCGCGGACCGAACGACGGCGTGCCCGCCGCGGCCCTCGCGACGCTGCCCGGCCCCCTCCCGCAGGCGCTCGTCGACGCCGCCGACCCGGACGTCCACCCCGGTCGCCCGGCGGACCGGCTGCACGGCGGGCGCGGCGACGGCCGCCCGGTGGCCGAGGCGGACCGGCTCGCGTTCTGGGAGGCGGCCGGCCGACGTCTGAGCTGGGAGCGGCCCTTCACCCGGACGCGCTCCCTCACCGCCCCGGACCCGGCCGCCGAGCGCGGCCCGGAGATCCGCTGGTACGAGGACGGCACCCTGAACGTGGCCGTGAACTGCGTGGACCGGCACGTGGCGGCGGGGCGCGGGGAGAAGGTCGCCCTGTACTTCGAGGGCGAGCCCGGCGACCGCCGCGCCGTCACCTACGCGCAGCTGCAGCGCGAGGTCGCCCAGGCCGCGAACGCCCTCGAGGAGCTGGGCATCGAGGCGGGCGACCGCGTCGTCGTGTACCTGCCCGTGCTCGTGGAGACGATCGTCATCACGCTGGCGTGCGCGAGGATCGGCGCCGTGCACTCGCTTGTGTTCGGCGGGTTCTCGGCGGAGGCGCTGCGGTTCCGCGTCGAGGACACGGGCGCCAAGCTGCTCGTCACCACCGACGGCCAGTTCCGCCGCGGCGCCGCCGTCCCCGTGAAGGCCAACGCGGACGAGGCCGTGTCCGGGGACAACGCGATCGAGCACGTCCTCGTCCTGGACCGCACGGGCCACCGGGACATCCCGTGGACCGAGGGCCGGGACCTGTGGTGGCACGACGTCGTGGACCGCCAGCCGGACACCCACACCCCGCGCGCCTTCGACGCGGAGCACCCGCTGTTCATCATGTACACCTCCGGCACCACGGGACAGCCCAAGGGGCTCGTGCACACCTCCGGCGGGTACCTCGCGGCGGCCTCGTGGACGCACGACTTCCTGTTCTCCCACCCGGACCCGGCGCGGCGCGACGGCGACGTGCACTGGTGCACCGCGGACCTGGCCTGGGTCACCGCGCACACCTACGAGATCTACGGTCCGCTCTCGAACGGGGTCACGCAGGTGATCTACGAGGGCGTGCCGAACGCCCCGCACCCGGGCCGGCACTTCGAGGTGATCGAGCGCTACCGGGTGACGAGCTACTACACGGCGCCCACCCTGATCCGCTCGCTCAAGGGCTGGCATCCGGACGGAATCCCGGCGCACGCGGACGGTGGCCCAGACCTGTCCTCGATCCGCCTGATCGGCACCGTGGGCGAGTCCGTGAACCCGGAGGCCTGGACGTGGGCCCGCACCCAGATCGGCCGGGACACCCCGGACCTGCCGATGGTGGACACGTGGTGGCAGTCCGAGACGGGCGCCACCGTGCTCTCCCCGCGCCCCACGGACACGGCCTTCAAGCCGGGCTGCGGCTCCCGGCCCCTGCCGGGGGTGGACGTGGCCGTGGTCGACGACGATGGCGCCCCCACGCCCGAGGGCCTGCAGGGCCGGATCGTGGTCACCCGCACCTCGCCGTCGATGGCGCGGACCGTGTGGCGGAACCCGGCCCGCTACTTCCACTCGTACTGGGAGGACTACGCGGACCAGGGCGAGGCGGGCTGGTTCCTCGCCGGCGACGGCGCCAAGCGGGACGAGGACGGCGACGTCTGGATCCTCGGCCGCGTGGACGACGTCATCAACATCTCCGGCCACCGGCTCTCCACCATCGAGATCGAGTCCGCGCTCGTGGCGCACCCGCACGTGGTGGAGGCCGGCGTGTGCCCCGTGCCGGACCCGAAGACGGGCCACGCGGCCGTCGCGTTCGTCGTGGCGCACGAGAGCTGGCTGGCCGGCGACGACGGCCCCGGCGCCTCCGCCGCCGACCGCGCCGAGGAGCTGCGGCGGCATGTGGGGCGGGTGATCGGGCCGGTGGCCAAGCCCGCCGAGGTGGTCTTCGTCCCCGACGTGCCCAAGACCCGCTCCGGCAAGATCATGCGGCGCCTGCTCACCCAGCTGCACCAGGGCACGACCATCGGCGACACCACGAGCCTGCAGAACGAGTGGTGCATCCCGCAGATCGCCGAGGTCGTGGCCGCCCGCCGCTGA
- a CDS encoding nuclear transport factor 2 family protein, which produces MNNLTPAEVVGAYFQNLADGNVEQAMSALDPNIEWHQPGENRFAGVHRGPEAVGALIGGMMEVSQGTFAVAPAGPLMTNGDVVAAPVRFTGRRDGEVLDQDGIDLLTVTDGRISQVRLFSSDGPAEDRFWGQS; this is translated from the coding sequence ATGAATAACCTCACCCCCGCCGAGGTCGTCGGCGCCTACTTCCAGAACCTGGCCGACGGCAACGTCGAGCAGGCGATGTCCGCCCTGGATCCGAACATCGAATGGCACCAGCCCGGTGAGAACCGGTTCGCCGGAGTGCACCGCGGGCCGGAGGCCGTCGGTGCGCTGATCGGCGGGATGATGGAGGTCAGCCAGGGCACCTTCGCGGTGGCCCCGGCCGGCCCGCTGATGACGAACGGCGACGTCGTCGCCGCCCCGGTCCGCTTCACGGGCCGCCGCGACGGCGAGGTGCTGGACCAGGACGGCATCGACCTGCTCACCGTCACGGACGGCCGGATCTCGCAGGTGCGGCTGTTCTCCTCGGACGGGCCGGCGGAGGACCGGTTCTGGGGTCAGTCCTGA
- a CDS encoding ABC transporter ATP-binding protein, with translation MSVHAPSRATASTPVRGEDRNSLDVVFRGVGRTFPTADGPRVVLRDVDLTVAPGEVLAVIGASGCGKSTLLRAVAGLDPDFDGELLIDGSPVRPYDERTAVGFQEPRLLPWRTLRRNVELGLPRGLDHAAGRDRVQELLELVGLAPFAEHRPREVSGGMAQRASLARALARRPGVLLLDEPFGALDALTRLKMQDLLLDVHAATGTTVLLITHDVEEALQLADRVLLLARDVPAPDGAARPGATVGRIVDVPGARPRDRADARLAQLRSELLEGLGVESHAR, from the coding sequence ATGAGCGTGCACGCGCCTTCCCGTGCCACCGCCTCCACCCCGGTCCGGGGCGAGGACCGCAACAGCCTCGACGTCGTCTTCCGCGGCGTCGGGCGCACGTTCCCCACCGCGGACGGACCGCGCGTCGTCCTGCGCGACGTGGACCTGACCGTGGCACCCGGCGAGGTGCTCGCCGTGATCGGCGCCTCCGGCTGCGGCAAGTCCACGCTGCTGCGCGCCGTGGCCGGCCTGGACCCGGACTTCGACGGGGAGCTGCTGATCGACGGTTCGCCCGTGCGCCCCTACGACGAGCGCACCGCCGTCGGCTTCCAGGAGCCGCGCCTGCTGCCCTGGCGCACCCTGCGCCGCAACGTGGAACTCGGCCTGCCCCGGGGGCTGGACCACGCCGCGGGCCGGGACCGCGTGCAGGAGCTGCTCGAGCTCGTGGGCCTCGCGCCCTTCGCGGAGCACCGCCCCCGGGAGGTCTCCGGCGGCATGGCCCAGCGGGCCTCGCTCGCCCGCGCCCTGGCCCGCCGTCCCGGCGTGCTGCTGCTCGACGAGCCCTTCGGCGCCCTCGACGCCCTGACCCGCCTGAAGATGCAGGACCTGCTGCTGGACGTGCACGCCGCCACCGGCACCACCGTCCTGCTCATCACCCATGACGTGGAGGAGGCCCTGCAGCTCGCCGACCGCGTGCTGCTGCTCGCCCGTGACGTCCCCGCGCCCGACGGCGCGGCCCGCCCCGGAGCGACCGTGGGGCGGATCGTGGACGTGCCGGGGGCCCGGCCCCGCGACCGCGCGGACGCCCGCCTGGCCCAGTTGCGCTCCGAGCTCCTCGAGGGCCTCGGCGTCGAGAGCCACGCCCGATGA
- a CDS encoding dipeptide ABC transporter ATP-binding protein, with protein MSIPKSPTSTLPSAVAPAPALSVHGLDVDYAGRHGQAPALRDVRLEVPAGGTLAVVGESGSGKSTLARVLLGLSAANARIRSGRIHVAGQTVDAADTDALARLRGRCIGFVPQDPVTGLNPVRTIGEQVVAAVRTHTRLRVDDAYGRAEALLAEAGVDRPGHRLGQFPHELSGGLRQRVLIALALAGDPEVIVADEPTSALDATVQQQVLDRLGLLQERTGAALVLITHDLAVAAGRAERIVVMRQGRIVEAGPAEQIAQSPQDSFTRRLVAASPGRRPTARVLAAPDVEAGPGADPAPVVRVRGLRHEYPGVHGSAPHVAVDGVDLDIRAGETLALIGESGSGKTTTGRLVLGLETVREGSVQIRGVETAGVGGRAWRRARRHLQTVHQNPFASLDPRQTVERIVAEPLRAFSVGSRTERRDRVTELLERVSLPAATASRRPGELSGGQRQRVAIARALALDPDVLVCDEPTSALDVSVQAQVLELLARLQDEQGLACLFITHDLRVVWDIAHRVAVMRDGRILETAATERLFRAPEHPYTAELLAAAGVTAPLTGTQTSAGTMTPAGARALVGRP; from the coding sequence ATGAGCATCCCGAAGAGCCCCACCTCGACACTCCCGTCCGCCGTCGCACCGGCCCCCGCCCTGTCGGTGCACGGGCTCGACGTCGACTACGCCGGCCGGCACGGCCAGGCCCCCGCCCTGCGCGACGTCCGCCTCGAGGTGCCCGCCGGCGGCACGCTGGCCGTCGTCGGGGAGTCCGGTTCCGGCAAGTCCACCCTGGCCCGGGTCCTGCTCGGCCTGTCCGCCGCGAACGCACGCATCCGCTCAGGCAGGATCCACGTCGCCGGGCAGACCGTGGACGCCGCGGACACGGACGCGCTGGCCCGGCTGCGCGGCCGCTGCATCGGGTTCGTCCCGCAGGACCCCGTGACCGGCCTGAACCCGGTGCGCACCATCGGCGAACAGGTGGTCGCGGCCGTCCGCACGCACACCCGCCTGCGTGTGGACGACGCCTATGGGCGGGCCGAGGCGCTGCTGGCCGAGGCCGGGGTGGACCGGCCCGGGCACCGGCTCGGACAGTTCCCCCATGAGCTCTCCGGCGGACTGCGGCAGCGGGTGCTGATCGCCCTGGCGCTCGCCGGCGATCCGGAGGTGATCGTCGCCGACGAGCCGACCAGCGCCCTGGACGCCACTGTGCAGCAGCAGGTGCTGGACCGGCTGGGCCTGCTGCAGGAACGCACCGGCGCGGCCCTGGTGCTGATCACGCACGACCTCGCCGTCGCCGCCGGCCGGGCCGAGCGCATCGTCGTGATGCGCCAGGGACGCATCGTGGAGGCCGGGCCCGCCGAACAGATCGCGCAGTCCCCGCAGGACTCCTTCACGCGTCGGCTGGTGGCCGCCTCCCCGGGCCGCCGCCCGACGGCGCGCGTGCTCGCCGCCCCGGACGTCGAGGCCGGCCCAGGGGCGGATCCGGCGCCGGTGGTGCGGGTCCGCGGGCTGCGCCACGAGTACCCGGGCGTCCACGGGTCCGCCCCGCACGTGGCGGTGGACGGGGTGGACCTGGACATCCGGGCCGGCGAGACCCTCGCCCTGATCGGCGAGTCCGGCTCCGGGAAGACGACGACGGGCCGGCTCGTGCTCGGGCTGGAGACCGTGCGTGAGGGCTCGGTGCAGATACGCGGCGTCGAGACGGCGGGCGTGGGCGGTCGGGCCTGGCGGCGGGCGCGTCGGCATCTGCAGACCGTGCACCAGAACCCCTTCGCCTCCCTCGACCCTCGGCAGACGGTGGAACGGATCGTCGCCGAACCCCTGCGGGCCTTCTCCGTGGGGTCCCGGACCGAACGCCGTGATCGCGTCACCGAGCTGCTGGAACGCGTCAGCCTCCCGGCCGCCACGGCCTCCCGACGTCCCGGCGAGCTCTCCGGCGGCCAGCGCCAGCGGGTGGCCATCGCCCGGGCCCTGGCCCTCGACCCCGACGTCCTCGTCTGCGATGAGCCCACCAGCGCCCTGGACGTCTCCGTGCAGGCCCAGGTGCTCGAGCTGCTGGCCCGGCTGCAGGACGAACAGGGCCTGGCCTGCCTGTTCATCACCCACGACCTGCGCGTGGTCTGGGACATCGCCCACCGGGTGGCGGTCATGCGGGACGGCCGGATCCTGGAGACCGCGGCCACGGAACGGCTCTTCCGGGCCCCGGAGCACCCCTACACGGCGGAGCTGCTGGCCGCCGCCGGGGTTACCGCACCCCTGACGGGGACGCAGACCTCGGCCGGCACGATGACTCCGGCGGGGGCACGGGCCCTGGTGGGCCGGCCGTGA